A genomic stretch from Musa acuminata AAA Group cultivar baxijiao unplaced genomic scaffold, Cavendish_Baxijiao_AAA HiC_scaffold_1138, whole genome shotgun sequence includes:
- the LOC135671263 gene encoding probable LRR receptor-like serine/threonine-protein kinase At1g51860 — MFTYHGRLHDGTEAAVKLLHSHRMVKGTSSEEFQAEALLLSRVHHRNLVSLIGYCRDSNQLGLVYEYAARGSLRDHLSDKTGNSQTLSWRERIRIAVEAAQGDLTIGIAFYISFQFLTFSSTEQFMNRSGVSTQGMCATYNP, encoded by the exons ATGTTTACTTACCATGGTCGATTGCATGATGGCACTGAAGCTGCAGTAAAACTTTTGCACTCACATCGGATGGTCAAAGGGACATCATCTGAGGAGTTTCAAGCCGAG GCTCTTCTCTTATCGAGGGTCCATCACAGGAACTTAGTGTCTTTGATCGGGTACTGTAGAGACAGCAATCAACTTGGACTTGTTTATGAATATGCTGCTCGTGGAAGTCTTAGAGATCATCTTTCAG ATAAAACTGGAAATAGCCAAACATTGAGTTGGAGAGAACGAATTCGGATAGCAGTGGAAGCCGCACAAGGTGATCTTACAATTGGTATTGCTTTTTATATATCTTTTCAATTTCTCACTTTCTCTTCCACTGAACAATTTATGAACAGGTCTGGAGTATCTACACAAGGGATGTGTGCCACCTATAATCCATAG